ATTGCGGTAACTTTCTGATTAAGTGTTGTTGCAAGTGCTTTAGCATAAGAAGCGACTTCAAAGGCACTTTTTTTTAATCTTCCGTTTTCAGTATCAAGATATACAAGTATAGACATAATGTTGTTTTTGGGTTAGATAACTTTGGCTTCGTTATGTAATAAATCTACCAATTGGTCTAAATCATCGGCAGGAATCATTGTTACAGGTTTTTTTGCCGAAGGTTTTTCAAAGGAAATGATTTGTGTTTGATTTTCGAGAGGTTGCCCTTCTAAAACGCTTAAGGGTTTGGTTCGAGCTGTCATTATACTGCGCATATTGGGTATGCGTAGGTCTTTTTCGTGTACTAATCCTTTTTGTCCAGCAATAACCAAAGGCAGTTTTGCCGAAAGAAGGGCTTTTCCGCCTTCAATTTCTTGTTCCAAATCGGCAGAATTATCCTTTATTTCCAGTGAAATACATTTATCAATAAACGGATAATCCAGTAAGGCGGCAATCATTCCTCCTACCATACCTCCGTTATAATCCAAGGATTCTTTTCCTGTAATGATGAGATCATATTGGTTCTCTGATGCCACTTTTGCGATTTGTGAAGCCACAAAGAAACCATCGACGGGGGGAGTATTTATTCGGATAGCATCGTCGGCTCCTATAGCAAGGGCTTTTCTTAGGGTGGGTTCTGTTTCAGCTCCACCCACGTGAATTACCGTTACTTGTGCACCGTGTTTTTCTTTAAGCATAAGGGCTTTGGTGAGTCCAAATTCATCATTAGGATTGATGACGAATTGTACACCAGAGGCATCGAGTTGTTGATTATTTTGAGTAAAATTAATTTTTGAAGTGGTGTCTGGAACATTACTGATACAAACTAATATTTTCATTTTGTGTGTATTTTGAAGTGATTATACGCCTACAAACAGACCTTGCTTAGGCAAGGTAAAAGTCGAAAAAAAAAAAGTAATATGCAACCCTAATTTTTTATCATCAATAAAAGACAACGGATGTTTCTAATATCATTTTGATTTTAAAAGGCTATTTATTAGTGATTTGTGTGCTTTTCTGTCGTTTCATTTGATAGAGAATATTTAATCGAATAAAATTTTTATTTGGGAAAAGCTGTGTGCAATTCAAGAATATATTGTATTTTTGTGGTTTGAAAATCAGAAAAAAAATATCATAGTATATAATGAGAACGATACAATTTAGAGAAGCCATTTGCGAGGCGATGAGTGAAGAAATGCGTCGTGATGAGTCTATTTACTTAATGGGTGAGGAGGTAGCCGAATACAACGGGGCTTATAAAGCCTCAAAAGGAATGTTAGATGAATTTGGTGCTAAACGTGTGATTGACACGCCCATTTCCGAGTTGGGATTTGCAGGTATTTCGGTAGGAGCTGCTATGAACGGAAACCGACCTATTGTTGAATTTATGACTTTCAATTTTTCATTGGTAGGGATTGACCAAATTATCAACAATGCCGCTAAAATGCGTCAAATGTCAGGTGGGCAGTTTAATATTCCTATCGTTTTTAGAGGTCCTACAGCTTCGGCAGGACAATTAGCAGCAACACACTCTCAGGCTTTTGAGAGTTGGTACGCTAATTGCCCAGGTTTGAAAGTAGTTGTACCTTCTAACCCTTACGATGCCAAAGGTTTGCTAAAATCAGCCATTCGAGATAATGACCCTGTCATCTTTATGGAGTCTGAGCAGATGTACGGAGATAAAGGGGAAGTACCTGAAGGAGAATATACTTTGCCTTTAGGAGTAGCTGACATTAAGCGTGAAGGGAAAGATGTTACAATCGTTTCTTTTGGTAAAATTATAAAAGAAGCTTATGCCGCTGCCGATCAGTTGGCTAAAGAAGGCATTGAATGTGAAATTATAGACCTTAGAACGGTACGTCCAATGGATCACGAGGCTATTTTCAAGTCAGTGAGAAAAACCAATCGTTTGGTTATTTTGGAAGAGGCTTGGCCTTTTGGAAGTGTAGCCTCTGAGATTACATATCAAGTACAAGAGAATGTTTTTGATTACTTAGATGCGCCTATTCAACGAATTACTACTGCTGATACACCAGCTCCGTATTCTCCTGAACTGCTCAAAGAATGGTTACCTAATGCCAATGACGTGATAAAGGCTGTTAAAAAGGTAATGTATAAGTAATTCAAATTTTTTCAAATTCTTATTTTTTTATGTGATGGTTTTTGAAGATGTTATTCCTTCTTCAAGAACCATTTCTGTGTTTTTAAAAAACTAAAATTTATGAAAAAAAATATTTTTTTGATATTGTTTCTGTTGCCTTTTTTTACAATTGCACAAACGGTGGTTTCGGGTAAAATTATTGATGAACAAGGAAATCCTGTTTCTTTCGCTAATGTTGTTTTTGTCAATTCTACCATAGGAACGTATTCGGATATTGATGGGAAATTTTCGTTGTATGCTGAAAAAAGGTATCGTGAGG
This genomic window from Capnocytophaga canimorsus contains:
- a CDS encoding electron transfer flavoprotein subunit beta/FixA family protein, which codes for MKILVCISNVPDTTSKINFTQNNQQLDASGVQFVINPNDEFGLTKALMLKEKHGAQVTVIHVGGAETEPTLRKALAIGADDAIRINTPPVDGFFVASQIAKVASENQYDLIITGKESLDYNGGMVGGMIAALLDYPFIDKCISLEIKDNSADLEQEIEGGKALLSAKLPLVIAGQKGLVHEKDLRIPNMRSIMTARTKPLSVLEGQPLENQTQIISFEKPSAKKPVTMIPADDLDQLVDLLHNEAKVI
- a CDS encoding pyruvate dehydrogenase complex E1 component subunit beta codes for the protein MRTIQFREAICEAMSEEMRRDESIYLMGEEVAEYNGAYKASKGMLDEFGAKRVIDTPISELGFAGISVGAAMNGNRPIVEFMTFNFSLVGIDQIINNAAKMRQMSGGQFNIPIVFRGPTASAGQLAATHSQAFESWYANCPGLKVVVPSNPYDAKGLLKSAIRDNDPVIFMESEQMYGDKGEVPEGEYTLPLGVADIKREGKDVTIVSFGKIIKEAYAAADQLAKEGIECEIIDLRTVRPMDHEAIFKSVRKTNRLVILEEAWPFGSVASEITYQVQENVFDYLDAPIQRITTADTPAPYSPELLKEWLPNANDVIKAVKKVMYK